A region of the Campylobacter subantarcticus LMG 24377 genome:
AAAGATTTTTACATTTTCATCGTTAAAATCTGTATTAAAATGTCTTTTTAAAAGCTCATTAACAGAATGAAGTATAAAATCAACCACTTGTATAGGAGTGTAAACTATGCCTAATTTTTCAGCTTGTTTTTTAAAAGCTGATCTAAAGAAAGTATCGTATAAGTTTTTAATGAGTTCTTGTTTGCTTTTTTGACTTTTTGCTAATTTTACATTTTCTTCTACGTTTTTATAAAAGGCTTTTAAAGATCTTGTTTCTTCATCATCTAAACCAAAGGTATTTAACTTTTGATTTACTTCATCAAGAGCTTTTCCTATAGGATTATCATCCATATTTTTATCAAATAAAACATCAAATATAGGTTTAGTTATAATGTGAGAACATATCATATCTATGGCTTCATCTTCTTTGATGTTTGGGTGAATGTTTTCTTTTAAGGAAGTTAAAAATTCTTCTAAAATTTCAGGATGATCTTTAAAGATAGCATTTAATCTAATGTTTAATTTTTCTACTATTTTAGCTGTTTTTGCACTAAAGCTTTGCCAGTAACCTTTATCGCCAAGCTTAGTTGGTATGGCATTATACATCGTGTTTGCAAGCTCGCTTAAGGTAAAGCTATCAAACAAGCTTGGCTCATAGTTTTTATCTGTATTATTTGAGCTTTCATCTGCCACATAATCAGCCACAGCTATTTTGATCTTTTCTTTAAATACAGCCTCATCTACTAAGGTATCATCGTGACTTCTTAGGGCTTTTAAGATATTCCATATATTTAAAAAATTGGTATTTTTTATAGCCTCATCTAAATTTGAAAGCTCATTCTCGCTTAATGCTAAAGGCAGTATGATATAACCTGTTTTTTTATTTGGAGCTTTTCTCATTACTCTACCTACTGATTGGATTATATCTACCATAGAATTTCTTCCATCAAAAAATACTACACTATCTAAAGCGGGTACATCCACACCTTCACTTAAACATCTTGCATTGCTTAGTATATTACAAGTATTTTCTTTTGGGGAGTTAAGATTATTTAGTTTATTTAATCTTATATTGGAGTTCATAGTTCCATCAACATGATCTATGTTTATATCAAGATTTTTAAAAGAATCTTTTTTTAATGCTTCATCATAACATTGCATAATAATTTTAAAAGAATTGGTTATATTTTTAGAATCTCTTATGCTTTTGCAAAAATTTATAACTCTTCTTGAAATATTACTATCCATTTCTTCTAAAAAGTCATTATCTATTTGGTTATTTTCATCAAGAGCAACTAAATCATTTCTTGCTAAACCTTTATGCGTACCTATGATTTTAGATACAAAGTCTATATCTACATATTTTTCATCTACATTTTTTTCATCTTTTAATTTTGCTATGGCTGTATTTGCTATGTTTGCAATACCTTCTTGTTTAATAGCTAAAATAATAACTTTATAATCAGTGAGTAAGCCTTTTTCAACTGCTTCTCTAAAATTAATACTATAAATTTCATCTCCAAAAATTTCTTCATCATCCATAGAAAATACTTCATTATCACTTTCCAAAGCTTTGCTTTTTTGAGAACTAGAATAAATCTTTGGAGTAGCACTCATGTAAATTCTTTTTTTGGCTTTGATGTTTTCATCACTATGGCATAGAGTAAAAGTATTTAGTTTATCTTTTTCCTTACCTGAATATAAATTTCCTACACTTCTGTGAGCTTCATCGCAAATGATTAGATCAATCTCATCTAGATCGTTTTGTTTTTGAGCTTGCATGATTTTTTCAACACTTTGATAAGTAGAAAAGATGATAAATCTTTTGTTGTCTTTTTTAGCTATATCGTAAGCTTTTTTAATGCTTTGTGTATCAGTAGAAGCAGGAATGGGCAATTCTAAAATATCTATATCATCTTCAATGCTTTTACCTGATTTACTATCTGAGCATACAATAGAAGCAACAAAATCATCAGTTTTCTCTTTGCAATATTCTCTAAATGTTTGCCCTACTAAAGCTATACTAGGAGCTAAAAATAAAACAATGGAATTTTTAGGAGTAATTTCTTCTATAATTTTTAAAGATGTAAAAGTTTTCCCAGTACCACAAGCCATGATAAGCTTGCCTCTTGTGTTATTTTTGTTTGCAAAATATTCTTTTGTGTTATTTATGGCTTGTATTTGATGTTCTCTTGGTTTTTTCTTTGCAGTAATTGGTAGCTCTAAAGAATTATTTGGATCAAATTTATCCCAACTTATGTTTGAATTTAAAAAATCTTCTAAAGTGATCAATTCTATAGGTGTTAAAATTTGTTTCATCTCTTTTTTAGCGTTTTGAGTGAGATCGCTAGCACTTATAATAATGCCTTTACTAAATTTAATCTCCCCTATTCCACTTTGCAACTTGCTAAAATAAGTACTTAAATCTTTAAAATCTACTTTTGAATTTTCATAAAATTTACATTGAACTGCAATATAATCATCATCTTTTGTTTGAATGATTAGATCTATACCACGATCTTGCCCATCTTTTTTATCCCATTCATCCCAAAGATAAATATTTTTATAAATATTTGCTGTATCTTTTTCTTTTAAAAGATGTTTTGAAAGTTTTTCAAACATAGATCCCTTCGATCTAGTGTTTAAATTTGCTTTTTTTAATTTTTCTAAGATGATTTCAAAAGTAGTTTCGTTTGCACTCATTAAAACTCCTAAGCTAATAATATAAAGAATATATCAAAAATTAACTTTGTAACTTATAAATATAAAAGTTTTGTATTTTTATTTTGTGTAATTATAAATGGATATTATACCTACTAGAAAACTTATTAGATCAGTAGTGTTTTCTTTATAGAGATATCTTCTTATACAGTTTTATGCTTTAGTTTTCTTTGAAGCCATAATTATTATATTAATTTCAAAGGGCTTCATAATAACTTATTTTATTCTTAACAATATTTCAAAATATATTTATTGAATGTTTCATTTAAATCATTAAGAGCAAATATATTTTTGTGGATTTAGTTTTATACGAATATTTTATATGCCTATGAAGTGCAATATTGAAATTTGCTAAGTTGTTTATTTTTTACCTTGATTAAGAATGTATTTTTATTAATTCATTTTTATAGCTTTAATTCTTTAGTGAATATTATAAAAAATATCAAAACAGACTTTAAAACTATATATTTTTAAATATAAACATATTTTATGTTTATATTAACTATCAATGCTTTATAATAATACAAAAGGAAAACATTATGTTAAGAAAAATAGAAATATCTGGTCTATATTCTTTTGGAATAGAAACACAAATTGTTGATTTTACAGCAAAGCCAAAAAGTAAGTTAAAAAATACAAAATATGAGTATAATTTTAATTTATCACAAGCTGGGAAACCTATGAAATCAGCAGTTTTTTTTGGAAAGAATACTAGCGGAAAAACTAACTTTTTTATAGGCGTAAAAATTTTACTAAATATAATTAAATATGGCTTTTCACATACCCTAAGAGAGCATTTAACAGACAATGCCTTTAATGAAAATTCAAATTCTATAAAATTAAGTATTGAGTTATCTAATAACAATAAAGATATTTTTACATATTCGATAGAGTTTGATAAAAAATATATCCTAAAAGAATCTTTTTTGAAAAATAATAAAATTATATATGAATTTGAGAATGATAAGGCTATTTTTAATATTGATAGTAAAGAAAAAAATAAACAGCTAGAGTTATTCTTTTCAAGAAATCTTAGTGAAAATATATTTTATTTCTTAAAAGATTTTGACATAAAACAAAAAGAAATATTTATGAATCTTATAAACAATATCGAAGTTTATATGAATAGTAATTATTCAAAAAAATATAATTTTGAATTTGAAGAAAATAAAAAGAAATATTTTTTAGAACACAAAGAAAGTATTTTGGAAATTTTTCAATTGTTAGATAAAACTATAAAAGATTTTGAGTTTAAAAAGTATGAAAAAGATGGAAAGAATATATACGAAATCTTTTTTGTTCGCAATGGAAAGAAATTTAATTATCAAATAGAATCAGAAGGTATTAAAAAAATAGTATATTTTGCAGATAAAATAACCCAAATTATCAAGGAAGGAAAAATTGTTTTTATTGATGAATTAGATTCTTCAATAAGCACTTTGGCGCTAATACTTATATTTAACAATCTTATTAATACAGAGGAAAATCATAATGGACAATTAATTGTTTCATCTCATAATGTTTTATTATTTGATGTTAGTTTTTTAAATTCACAACAAATATTTTTAATTCAAAAAGATCAATACCTAGAGAGTAAGATAAGAACTTACTACGATTATGATATTAGAAGCGAAAAGAAAAAAGCATATATTGATTATTTAAAAGGGCTTTATGATGAATAAAAAAACAAAACCCAGTATTACAGATTTGGTGTGAAGGTAAAACAGAAGAAGATTATTTTAATTCTCTTTTTAAATATCTAAATTATGATAATGTTAAAATAGATGTAAAAAATTTAAAAAATAATAATTCATATAAAAACATTCTTTATAAAATAGAAAAAGCACCTTATATTGATAAGCTTATTATTGTAATGGATCTAGATAGAGCAAAAAGTGATACTAATAAGTTAAAAATTTTAGAAAAACTTATAAAACATATAAAAAATTCAAAAGACAAGCATTTATTTCTTACTCTTGATGATTTTGAAGATTGGCTTAGATTTCATTTTGTAGATAATAGTAAAAATAACAAAACAAATTTTTATAAAAAATTAGGATATAGCGATAGTAAGAATTTTAAATCATCTACTAACGATTTATATTCTCAAATATTAAATAAAGGTGGATGTATAGAAAATGCTGAAAAGTATTTTTGCAATATCGCTGTTTTTTGCAATGACCAGCGTGAGATTGATAAAAATTCACTAAATAATCTAACTCAAAGTAATCTATATTATTTTAGAAAATTATTAGAACAATATAATGGTATTTAAAATAATATTATAAAAAGCCCTACTTCTTTTTTTATATTGTGATTATATACAGATTAATCAATAATATCTAAAATTGGTTTTTTTAGCTAAAACAATTTAAATAGTTTGTTTTGTCTTATTTTTACAATTTTGGATTAATTTATATAATTAATCTTCCTCAAATTCATCATTTATTCCTGCTTCAGCAAGTTCTAATTGTTCTTTGTGGAATTCTTCATCATCTTTAAAAGCTTCAAAACTTTTTATCCATAATACTTTTCTCTGTTTTATATATTCTTCGTTTTTAAACATGCCTATCCTTTTGTTTTATTATTTAATTTTACTTATTTTAATTTTTCTAAGATAATTTCAAAAATAGTTTCGCTTACACCCATTAAAAATCCTAAGCTAATAATATAAAGAATATATCAAAAATAGACTTTATAACTTATAAATAATTTTTTTTGTAAATATATTATTTAAACTATTCTTAGTAGAAATTTGTAGATTTCGCAAATATCAAAAATATCAACAAAACAACTATGGATATAATACAAAGTTGATAAAAGCTAGATCTTTGGAAATATTATAATTAAAAAAAATAATATTGTATTTTTAAAGTTGATTGGATAATATATTAATTTAATAATTTATATAACAAAAAAAGGAAATAAAATGGGACAATATATTGTATTAGCCTTTGCAATAGCAGTTGGCATATTTGTGACATTTTATGACTTTGATAAAGATAAAAAAACCGATAACAATAAAAATTAATCGATTTTTTAATATTTCAACCCTTAGGTGAGAATAGATATTCCCACTTTAGGGAATTTTCTATTCCTTTTTTATTATCAAATCAAAAAAAAAGGAAAAACATGTCAGCAATAACAAATACAAATCAAAATACAGAATTAAACAAAGAAAGAATCGCTCTAATTAAAAAACATTTCTTCCCTGCTGAAACTAAGATCAATAAAACAGAAATGGAATATTGTCTTAGTGTTGCAACTAAATATGGTCTAGATCCTTTCTTACGCCAAGTATTTTTTGTTCCTCATAGGGCAAAAGTTACAAAAAAATGGTAAAGATGTGTGGGTTGAAAAAATAGAACCTTTAGTTGGTAGAGATGGCTTTTTAGTTATTGTTCATAAAAGCGGAAAATTTGGTGATATTCGTTCTTATAGTGAGATTAAAAACTATCCAAAATTAGTAAATAATCAATGGCAATACGCTCAAGATTTGGTTGCAATTTGTGAGGTTTATAAAACTGATACAAAACAAACCTTTTATAGTTGAAGTTGCATATAGTGAATATGTGCAAAAAACATTGGAAATGCCTACAATCTAGTATAAAATATAAAACAGCTTAATATAAGTTAAACACAAAAGCTTGATATATAAAATAAATAACCTATCACAAATTGTGTTATAATGATAAAGGATAAATATACAAGGAAATATTATGGCTCAGGAAAAAGAGTATATACTTAATGAAAGTTTTAAAGCTTTATTAGAAAGTATTTTTTCTAATCCTGAACAATCACAAAAATTAATTAAAGCTTTTGAAGAACTTGTTAATGGTAGAGCAACTACTCAAAGATTGAATTTTGAAAATCTTAAAAATCAAACTATAGAAGAAATAAGACAAGAGCTTGTAAGTAAAGATTTATTTCAATCAGAGATTAAAAGATTGGAAAGTTTAATTTATTCTGAAGTTGCAAGACTAGAAGGAATTATTAACACCAAAATAGCTGAAATTAAAACTGAAATAGCTGAAGTTAAAACTGAATTCTCAGAACAAATTTCTAGCGCTAAGCAAAAAGCACTTTATTGGCTTTTAGGTACTGCAGTAGCAACTACAGTAACTATACTTTCAAGCGTTTGGATTATGATGAATTTTATGCTAGAAAGCTTAAAATAAAAATTATTTAAAGTTTTTACTATATCTTGTTGATATACAATTTTATAGTTAGGATAATATAGTTATCCTATGAATTTAAGTAATGTTTTTCATATAATCATAAATTAAAGCTGTTCGACTAATAATAAAATTCTCAAAATCATCATTTAATAAATATTTAACCATATCTTTTGTTATAAAATGTGTTTCTAAATCTTTAAAAAATTGTTCTTGTTGATTATCTTGTATTTTTTTATTTAGCAACTCTTTTATATATGTGCTTAGATTTTTATTATTGATTTTATTATTAGATTCTTTTGTAATAAGTGCTATATTTGCTATATTATTAATTATATTATCATTAGATGAGATAAAATTTTTAGATATCTCTTTTCCTATATTAGAATTTATAGGAAAAATATGATGTTCTTCTAAAAATTCACTAAACTTCTTAAAAACCGTTTGCTTTTATCACTCTTGATCTTCTGGCTTAAAACCTATTATTTTTGCCATTATACCCCTATAGCTTTCAAAACTATTCATTGTTTGTATATTGCTAACTCTAAGAAGTCTAACTTTGTGATCTTGTTTGTAAAAAACTTTAAAAACATAACCACTTTCTTTGTGTTTTACCATATCATCTAAACCACATTTTTCTATAAATTCATAATCTTTAGCAAAAACTTCATTTTCTACATCAAATAAATCTTGAGAATAACCATTAGGATTAGCTGGATCATAAGTATAAGAACTTACTACACATTCTCTCATAGCTTTTTGTATTTCTTCTTGGGATAATTTTTCCATAGTGTTTTCCTTTTTTTATTTTTATAGTGATATAAATGACTTAATGTGTAGTTATGGATTTTTATTAACTTGATTAATTTAACTTCAATTATTTAAAACAACTCACTATGAGAACCTATATTAATACAGGTTAAAATAAGCTTATCATCTTGTTTTTGATAAATTAAGAGCAAATCAGGTTTTACATGACACTCTCTAAGCTCTTTAAATTCACCTTTTAGTTTATGATCTTTGTATTTTCTTTCAAGAGTTTCATTGTTAGATAAGCGATAAACTATTTCATCTACCAAATCTTTTTCT
Encoded here:
- a CDS encoding AAA family ATPase — its product is MLRKIEISGLYSFGIETQIVDFTAKPKSKLKNTKYEYNFNLSQAGKPMKSAVFFGKNTSGKTNFFIGVKILLNIIKYGFSHTLREHLTDNAFNENSNSIKLSIELSNNNKDIFTYSIEFDKKYILKESFLKNNKIIYEFENDKAIFNIDSKEKNKQLELFFSRNLSENIFYFLKDFDIKQKEIFMNLINNIEVYMNSNYSKKYNFEFEENKKKYFLEHKESILEIFQLLDKTIKDFEFKKYEKDGKNIYEIFFVRNGKKFNYQIESEGIKKIVYFADKITQIIKEGKIVFIDELDSSISTLALILIFNNLINTEENHNGQLIVSSHNVLLFDVSFLNSQQIFLIQKDQYLESKIRTYYDYDIRSEKKKAYIDYLKGLYDE
- a CDS encoding RloB domain-containing protein — its product is MWCEGKTEEDYFNSLFKYLNYDNVKIDVKNLKNNNSYKNILYKIEKAPYIDKLIIVMDLDRAKSDTNKLKILEKLIKHIKNSKDKHLFLTLDDFEDWLRFHFVDNSKNNKTNFYKKLGYSDSKNFKSSTNDLYSQILNKGGCIENAEKYFCNIAVFCNDQREIDKNSLNNLTQSNLYYFRKLLEQYNGI
- a CDS encoding recombinase RecT produces the protein MSAITNTNQNTELNKERIALIKKHFFPAETKINKTEMEYCLSVATKYGLDPFLRQVFFVPHRAKVTKKW
- a CDS encoding type II toxin-antitoxin system YafQ family toxin; this encodes MKYEIRVLKEYKKNYKKLTLKEKDLVDEIVYRLSNNETLERKYKDHKLKGEFKELRECHVKPDLLLIYQKQDDKLILTCINIGSHSELF